In a single window of the Gossypium hirsutum isolate 1008001.06 chromosome D02, Gossypium_hirsutum_v2.1, whole genome shotgun sequence genome:
- the LOC107910454 gene encoding exocyst complex component SEC5A isoform X2: protein MSTDSDDEDELLQRALKDQSTRDLNYQKPSSSNPRKPVVNFVQPPPKPKGSASPAPKNPKGRKMSMDEDEDSEVEMLSISSGDEDVGKDPKGGAGGRGRGRPMKDDDGVWDGEEPDTWKRVDETELARRVREMRESRTAPVAQKFERKATTAPVGRALNTLQSFPRGMECVDPLGLGIIDNKTLRLITASSESSHAEKEHLDSNLREKLMYFSEKFDAKLFLSRIHQDTPAADLEAGALGLKTDLQGRTQQRKQLVKDNFDCFVSCKTTIDDIESKLKRIEEDPEGSGTTHLFKCMQGVCSLADRAFEPLFERQAQAEKIRSVQGMLQRFRTLFNLPSTIRGSISKGEYDLAVREYKKAKSIALPSHVKILKRVLEEVEKVMQEFKGTLYKSMEDPQIDLTSLENTVRLLLELEPESDPVWHYLNVQNHRIRGLLEKCTSDHEARMETLHNELREKAISDAKWLQIQQNLSQSSDANYSLGNIELPIELQPLALTGEEVDVLRGKYIKRLTTVLVHHIPAFWKVALSVFSGKFAKVSDSSGGKSEEKVGDGRYSSHSLDEVAGMMRGTISLYEVKVLNAFRDLEESSLQSYMSDAINEISKACVAFEAKESAPPIAVMALRTLQAEVTKIYILRLCSWMRASTEGITKDETWVPVSILERNKSPYTISYLPLAFRSVMTSAIDQINMMIQSLRSEATKFEDMFAQLQEIQESVKIAFLNCFLDFAGHLEHIGIDLAQNKSSKEGLHLQNGFSHESEEESSSDLPGSIVDPHQRLLIVLSNIGYCKDELSSELYKKYKCIWLQSRGKDEEESDIQELVVSFTGLEEKVLEQYTFAKANLIRTAAMNYLLDSGVQWGSAPAVKGVRDAAVELLHALVAVHAEVFAGAKPLLDKTLGILVEGLIDILISLFHENESKDLSSLDANGFCQLMLELEYFETILNPFFTSDARESMKSLQGVLLEKATESLSEVENPGHNRRPTRGSEDAAADEKQQGASVSPDDLIALAQQYSSELLQGELERTRINTACFVESLPMESAPDSVKAAYASFRGPMDSPSRNYRGTQATGSPSFTQRRRR, encoded by the exons ATGTCAACCGACAGCGATGACGAAGATGAGCTCCTTCAGAGAGCATTGAAAGATCAATCCACACGGGATCTGAATTACCAGAAACCGTCTTCCTCAAATCCCCGCAAACCAGTGGTTAACTTCGTTCAGCCGCCGCCGAAACCGAAGGGCTCGGCTTCTCCGGCACCAAAAAACCCAAAAGGGAGGAAGATGTCAATGGATGAAGACGAGGATTCGGAAGTGGAGATGCTGAGCATTTCGAGTGGGGATGAGGATGTTGGAAAAGATCCGAAAGGTGGAGCGGGAGGGAGAGGTCGAGGGAGGCCAATGAAAGATGACGATGGAGTATGGGATGGAGAAGAGCCTGATACCTGGAAACGTGTCGATGAAACTGAg CTTGCTCGTAGGGTTCGCGAGATGAGAGAGTCGAGAACAGCTCCGGTGGCACAGAAGTTCGAGCGTAAAGCAACAACAGCACCAGTGGGGAGAGCGCTTAATACTCTGCAATCGTTCCCTCGTGGCATGGAATGCGTTGATCCACTTGGACTGGG GATAATAGACAACAAGACCTTAAGGTTGATAACTGCATCGTCTGAAAGCTCTCATGCTGAGAAAGAACATCTTGATAGTAACCTCCGTG AGAAGTTGATGTATTTCTCTGAAAAATTTGATGCAAAGTTGTTTCTATCCCGAATACACCAAGATACACCTGCAGCAGACTTGGAAGCCGGAGCTCTTGGTCTAAAAACAGATCTCCAAGGACGGACTCAACAGAGGAAACAGTTGGTTAAAGACAATTTTGACTGCTTTGTCTCATGCAAAACCACAATTGATG ATATTGAGTCAAAACTGAAGCGAATTGAGGAAGATCCTGAAGGTTCGGGGACAACTCACTTGTTTAAATGCATGCAAGGAGTATGTTCACTGGCAGATCGTGCCTTTGAGCCTCTATTTGAGAGACAG GCTCAAGCAGAGAAGATCAGGTCTGTTCAAGGAATGCTTCAAAGGTTCAGGACGCTTTTTAATTTGCCAAGTACAATTCGTGGGAGCATTAGTAAGGGCGAATATGACTTGGCCGTTAGGGAATACAAGAAGGCAAAATCAATTGCTCTCCCCTCCCAT GTAAAAATACTAAAACGAGTCCTTGAAGAGGTTGAAAAAGTGATGCAAGAATTCAAAGGCACGCTTTACAAGTCTATGGAAGATCCACAAATAGACCTAACCAGC CTTGAGAATAcagtaaggttgttgttggagcTTGAACCTGAGTCAGATCCAGTGTGGCATTATTTAAATGTACAG AATCATAGAATTCGAGGGTTGCTTGAGAAGTGCACTTCAGATCATGAAGCACGAATGGAAACTTTGCATAATGAGTTACGTGAAAAAGCCATCTCGGATGCTAAGTGGCTCCAAATTCAACAAAACTTAAGTCAGTCA TCGGATGCCAACTACTCTTTAGGGAACATTGAACTGCCTATAGAATTGCAACCGCTGGCCTTGACTGGTGAAGAGGTTGATGTTCTTAGAGGAAAATATATCAAAAGGCTAACCACTGTACTTGTGCATCACATACCAGCTTTCTGGAAAGTGGCACTTTCTGTTTTTAGTGGGAAATTCGCAAAG GTTTCTGATTCTTCAGGAGGTAAAAGTGAGGAAAAAGTTGGAGATGGGAGATACTCAAGTCATTCTCTCGATGAAGTTGCAGGAATGATGCGCGGTACAATATCTTTATATGAAGTTAAG GTCCTGAATGCATTCCGTGATCTTGAAGAATCTAGTCTTCAGTCGTACATGAGTGATGCCATAAATGAAATATCTAAAGCATGCGTTGCTTTTGAAGCCAAAGAGTCTGCTCCTCCTATTGCTG TCATGGCGCTCAGGACACTTCAAGCAGAGGTTACAAAGATTTACATACTAAGACTTTGTTCTTGGATGCGAGCATCGACAGAGGGGATAACTAAAGATGAAACTTGGGTCCCAGTATCTATCCTTGAAAGGAATAAATCTCCATACACCATCTCTTATTTACCTTTGGCTTTTCGTTCAGTTATGACCTCAGCAATAGATCAGATCAATAT GATGATCCAGTCTCTGAGGAGTGAGGCTACAAAGTTCGAAGATATGTTTGCTCAACTTCAAGAAATCCAAGAATCGGTTAAGATTGCATTTCTAAATTGTTTCCTGGATTTTGCTG GTCATCTAGAGCATATTGGAATTGATCTTGCCCAAAACAAATCAAGCAAAGAAGGTCTGCATTTGCAAAATGGGTTTTCCCATGAATCAGAGGAGGAATCATCATCTGATCTCCCAGGAAGTATTGTTGATCCACATCAACGGTTGTTAATAGTTTTGAGTAATATAGGATACTGCAAAGATGAGCTTTCTTCCGAGTTGTACAAGAAGTACAAATGCATTTGGCTGCAATCCAG GGGCAAAGATGAAGAGGAGTCAGACATACAAGAGTTGGTAGTGTCTTTTACTGGACTTGAAGAGAAGGTCCTTGAGCAGTATACTTTTGCTAAG GCAAATTTGATTAGGACAGCAGCCATGAACTATTTGTTAGATTCTGGTGTTCAGTGGGGATCAGCACCTGCAGTAAaa GGTGTCAGAGATGCAGCTGTCGAGTTATTACATGCTCTGGTAGCTGTACATGCTGAG GTCTTTGCTGGTGCTAAGCCCCTCCTGGACAAGACACTTGGCATTCTTGTGGAAGGTCTAATTGATATTTTAATCAGTCTTTTCCATGAGAATGAATCTAAAGATCTCAGTTCACTTGATGCAAATGGTTTCTGCCAGCTCATGCTTGAG CTTGAATATTTCGAGACCATTTTAAATCCATTTTTCACGAGTGATGCTAGGGAGTCTATGAAGTCTTTACAAGGGGTGCTGTTGGAGAAAGCCACTGAAAGCCTCTCTGAGGTTGAAAATCCTGGGCACAATCGGCGGCCAACTCGTGGAAGTGAAGATGCTGCTGCAGATGAGAAGCAGCAAGGAGCATCTGTATCTCCGGATGACCTGATT
- the LOC107910454 gene encoding exocyst complex component SEC5A isoform X1, translating to MSTDSDDEDELLQRALKDQSTRDLNYQKPSSSNPRKPVVNFVQPPPKPKGSASPAPKNPKGRKMSMDEDEDSEVEMLSISSGDEDVGKDPKGGAGGRGRGRPMKDDDGVWDGEEPDTWKRVDETELARRVREMRESRTAPVAQKFERKATTAPVGRALNTLQSFPRGMECVDPLGLGIIDNKTLRLITASSESSHAEKEHLDSNLREKLMYFSEKFDAKLFLSRIHQDTPAADLEAGALGLKTDLQGRTQQRKQLVKDNFDCFVSCKTTIDDIESKLKRIEEDPEGSGTTHLFKCMQGVCSLADRAFEPLFERQAQAEKIRSVQGMLQRFRTLFNLPSTIRGSISKGEYDLAVREYKKAKSIALPSHVKILKRVLEEVEKVMQEFKGTLYKSMEDPQIDLTSLENTVRLLLELEPESDPVWHYLNVQNHRIRGLLEKCTSDHEARMETLHNELREKAISDAKWLQIQQNLSQSSDANYSLGNIELPIELQPLALTGEEVDVLRGKYIKRLTTVLVHHIPAFWKVALSVFSGKFAKSSQVSDSSGGKSEEKVGDGRYSSHSLDEVAGMMRGTISLYEVKVLNAFRDLEESSLQSYMSDAINEISKACVAFEAKESAPPIAVMALRTLQAEVTKIYILRLCSWMRASTEGITKDETWVPVSILERNKSPYTISYLPLAFRSVMTSAIDQINMMIQSLRSEATKFEDMFAQLQEIQESVKIAFLNCFLDFAGHLEHIGIDLAQNKSSKEGLHLQNGFSHESEEESSSDLPGSIVDPHQRLLIVLSNIGYCKDELSSELYKKYKCIWLQSRGKDEEESDIQELVVSFTGLEEKVLEQYTFAKANLIRTAAMNYLLDSGVQWGSAPAVKGVRDAAVELLHALVAVHAEVFAGAKPLLDKTLGILVEGLIDILISLFHENESKDLSSLDANGFCQLMLELEYFETILNPFFTSDARESMKSLQGVLLEKATESLSEVENPGHNRRPTRGSEDAAADEKQQGASVSPDDLIALAQQYSSELLQGELERTRINTACFVESLPMESAPDSVKAAYASFRGPMDSPSRNYRGTQATGSPSFTQRRRR from the exons ATGTCAACCGACAGCGATGACGAAGATGAGCTCCTTCAGAGAGCATTGAAAGATCAATCCACACGGGATCTGAATTACCAGAAACCGTCTTCCTCAAATCCCCGCAAACCAGTGGTTAACTTCGTTCAGCCGCCGCCGAAACCGAAGGGCTCGGCTTCTCCGGCACCAAAAAACCCAAAAGGGAGGAAGATGTCAATGGATGAAGACGAGGATTCGGAAGTGGAGATGCTGAGCATTTCGAGTGGGGATGAGGATGTTGGAAAAGATCCGAAAGGTGGAGCGGGAGGGAGAGGTCGAGGGAGGCCAATGAAAGATGACGATGGAGTATGGGATGGAGAAGAGCCTGATACCTGGAAACGTGTCGATGAAACTGAg CTTGCTCGTAGGGTTCGCGAGATGAGAGAGTCGAGAACAGCTCCGGTGGCACAGAAGTTCGAGCGTAAAGCAACAACAGCACCAGTGGGGAGAGCGCTTAATACTCTGCAATCGTTCCCTCGTGGCATGGAATGCGTTGATCCACTTGGACTGGG GATAATAGACAACAAGACCTTAAGGTTGATAACTGCATCGTCTGAAAGCTCTCATGCTGAGAAAGAACATCTTGATAGTAACCTCCGTG AGAAGTTGATGTATTTCTCTGAAAAATTTGATGCAAAGTTGTTTCTATCCCGAATACACCAAGATACACCTGCAGCAGACTTGGAAGCCGGAGCTCTTGGTCTAAAAACAGATCTCCAAGGACGGACTCAACAGAGGAAACAGTTGGTTAAAGACAATTTTGACTGCTTTGTCTCATGCAAAACCACAATTGATG ATATTGAGTCAAAACTGAAGCGAATTGAGGAAGATCCTGAAGGTTCGGGGACAACTCACTTGTTTAAATGCATGCAAGGAGTATGTTCACTGGCAGATCGTGCCTTTGAGCCTCTATTTGAGAGACAG GCTCAAGCAGAGAAGATCAGGTCTGTTCAAGGAATGCTTCAAAGGTTCAGGACGCTTTTTAATTTGCCAAGTACAATTCGTGGGAGCATTAGTAAGGGCGAATATGACTTGGCCGTTAGGGAATACAAGAAGGCAAAATCAATTGCTCTCCCCTCCCAT GTAAAAATACTAAAACGAGTCCTTGAAGAGGTTGAAAAAGTGATGCAAGAATTCAAAGGCACGCTTTACAAGTCTATGGAAGATCCACAAATAGACCTAACCAGC CTTGAGAATAcagtaaggttgttgttggagcTTGAACCTGAGTCAGATCCAGTGTGGCATTATTTAAATGTACAG AATCATAGAATTCGAGGGTTGCTTGAGAAGTGCACTTCAGATCATGAAGCACGAATGGAAACTTTGCATAATGAGTTACGTGAAAAAGCCATCTCGGATGCTAAGTGGCTCCAAATTCAACAAAACTTAAGTCAGTCA TCGGATGCCAACTACTCTTTAGGGAACATTGAACTGCCTATAGAATTGCAACCGCTGGCCTTGACTGGTGAAGAGGTTGATGTTCTTAGAGGAAAATATATCAAAAGGCTAACCACTGTACTTGTGCATCACATACCAGCTTTCTGGAAAGTGGCACTTTCTGTTTTTAGTGGGAAATTCGCAAAG TCTTCTCAGGTTTCTGATTCTTCAGGAGGTAAAAGTGAGGAAAAAGTTGGAGATGGGAGATACTCAAGTCATTCTCTCGATGAAGTTGCAGGAATGATGCGCGGTACAATATCTTTATATGAAGTTAAG GTCCTGAATGCATTCCGTGATCTTGAAGAATCTAGTCTTCAGTCGTACATGAGTGATGCCATAAATGAAATATCTAAAGCATGCGTTGCTTTTGAAGCCAAAGAGTCTGCTCCTCCTATTGCTG TCATGGCGCTCAGGACACTTCAAGCAGAGGTTACAAAGATTTACATACTAAGACTTTGTTCTTGGATGCGAGCATCGACAGAGGGGATAACTAAAGATGAAACTTGGGTCCCAGTATCTATCCTTGAAAGGAATAAATCTCCATACACCATCTCTTATTTACCTTTGGCTTTTCGTTCAGTTATGACCTCAGCAATAGATCAGATCAATAT GATGATCCAGTCTCTGAGGAGTGAGGCTACAAAGTTCGAAGATATGTTTGCTCAACTTCAAGAAATCCAAGAATCGGTTAAGATTGCATTTCTAAATTGTTTCCTGGATTTTGCTG GTCATCTAGAGCATATTGGAATTGATCTTGCCCAAAACAAATCAAGCAAAGAAGGTCTGCATTTGCAAAATGGGTTTTCCCATGAATCAGAGGAGGAATCATCATCTGATCTCCCAGGAAGTATTGTTGATCCACATCAACGGTTGTTAATAGTTTTGAGTAATATAGGATACTGCAAAGATGAGCTTTCTTCCGAGTTGTACAAGAAGTACAAATGCATTTGGCTGCAATCCAG GGGCAAAGATGAAGAGGAGTCAGACATACAAGAGTTGGTAGTGTCTTTTACTGGACTTGAAGAGAAGGTCCTTGAGCAGTATACTTTTGCTAAG GCAAATTTGATTAGGACAGCAGCCATGAACTATTTGTTAGATTCTGGTGTTCAGTGGGGATCAGCACCTGCAGTAAaa GGTGTCAGAGATGCAGCTGTCGAGTTATTACATGCTCTGGTAGCTGTACATGCTGAG GTCTTTGCTGGTGCTAAGCCCCTCCTGGACAAGACACTTGGCATTCTTGTGGAAGGTCTAATTGATATTTTAATCAGTCTTTTCCATGAGAATGAATCTAAAGATCTCAGTTCACTTGATGCAAATGGTTTCTGCCAGCTCATGCTTGAG CTTGAATATTTCGAGACCATTTTAAATCCATTTTTCACGAGTGATGCTAGGGAGTCTATGAAGTCTTTACAAGGGGTGCTGTTGGAGAAAGCCACTGAAAGCCTCTCTGAGGTTGAAAATCCTGGGCACAATCGGCGGCCAACTCGTGGAAGTGAAGATGCTGCTGCAGATGAGAAGCAGCAAGGAGCATCTGTATCTCCGGATGACCTGATT